A window from Paraburkholderia acidiphila encodes these proteins:
- a CDS encoding efflux transporter outer membrane subunit yields MKLKLLSVLCAAVLSACSLDPVYQRPAAPVETAWPTGAAYGASASAAAAPASPASYAAPNAADVGWREYFKDPRLQELIALALGHNRDLRVAALQVAEYEAQYRITRAELAPTIDAGGSVTNTRTDGAVSHSNTVSVGTTSWEIDFFGRIRSLKRQALENYLSTQASRTSTQLSLVADVATDYLQLLSDETLLKISTDTATANQRTYDLTVSMMKIGSASLQDVREAQTTLASARASVASYTRAVAQDRNNLVAEIGCPLPDDFSTGPTLLDSDAMLADVDAGIPSDLLARRPDIIEAEHTLKAANANIGAARAAFFPKIELTASAGTASTSLSQLFKASTGAWTFAPSITMPIFDYGSNKASLDVAKIEKDIDVADYEKAIQTAFKEVSNALAGRATYVDQVAADRDYVKSAQDYYDLAQARYKTGTDSFLTLLTAQRTLYTAQEQLVTDELAKLSNQVTLYKVLGGGWSETGVQEQAAASDAARS; encoded by the coding sequence ATGAAATTGAAACTTCTCTCCGTGCTCTGTGCGGCGGTATTGAGCGCGTGTTCGCTTGACCCGGTTTATCAACGGCCCGCAGCGCCGGTCGAGACCGCGTGGCCAACGGGCGCCGCGTACGGTGCGAGTGCATCGGCGGCAGCGGCGCCGGCGTCGCCGGCGTCATACGCGGCACCGAACGCCGCCGACGTCGGCTGGCGCGAGTATTTCAAGGACCCGCGCCTGCAGGAGCTGATCGCGCTCGCGCTCGGCCACAATCGCGACTTGCGCGTCGCGGCGCTGCAGGTGGCCGAGTACGAGGCGCAGTACCGCATCACGCGCGCGGAACTCGCGCCGACGATCGACGCCGGCGGCTCGGTCACGAACACGCGCACCGACGGCGCGGTGAGCCACTCGAATACCGTGTCGGTCGGCACGACGTCGTGGGAAATCGACTTCTTCGGGCGCATCCGGAGCCTGAAGCGCCAGGCGCTCGAAAACTATCTGTCGACGCAGGCCTCGCGCACCAGCACGCAGCTTTCGCTCGTGGCGGACGTTGCAACCGATTATCTGCAGTTGCTCTCCGACGAGACCTTGCTGAAGATCTCGACCGACACCGCCACGGCCAACCAGCGCACCTACGACCTCACGGTGAGCATGATGAAGATCGGCAGCGCGTCGCTTCAGGACGTGCGCGAGGCGCAGACTACGCTGGCGAGCGCGCGTGCGAGTGTGGCCTCGTACACGCGCGCGGTCGCGCAGGACCGCAACAATCTGGTCGCCGAAATTGGCTGTCCGCTGCCGGATGACTTCAGCACGGGGCCCACGCTGCTGGACAGCGACGCGATGTTGGCCGACGTCGATGCGGGTATCCCGTCCGACTTGCTCGCGCGCCGGCCCGATATCATCGAGGCCGAGCATACGCTGAAGGCCGCGAACGCGAATATCGGCGCCGCGCGCGCGGCGTTCTTTCCGAAAATCGAGCTGACCGCGAGCGCCGGCACCGCCAGCACGAGCCTCTCGCAGCTGTTCAAGGCGAGCACGGGCGCGTGGACGTTCGCGCCGTCGATCACGATGCCGATCTTCGACTACGGCAGCAACAAGGCGTCGCTCGACGTTGCGAAGATCGAGAAGGATATCGACGTGGCCGACTACGAAAAGGCGATTCAAACGGCGTTCAAGGAAGTGTCGAACGCACTGGCGGGGCGCGCGACCTATGTCGATCAGGTTGCGGCGGACCGCGACTACGTGAAATCGGCGCAGGACTACTACGATCTCGCGCAGGCGCGCTACAAGACCGGCACGGACAGCTTCCTGACCTTGCTGACGGCGCAGCGCACGCTCTACACCGCACAGGAGCAACTGGTGACCGACGAGCTGGCGAAGCTGTCGAATCAGGTCACGCTCTACAAGGTGCTGGGCGGCGGCTGGTCCGAGACGGGCGTGCAGGAACAAGCGGCCGCAAGCGACGCGGCGCGCTCCTGA
- a CDS encoding efflux RND transporter periplasmic adaptor subunit, producing the protein MGYMSLQIHARDGSSRKSRGFRAALFCLTAIAIAGCQGRDGAMPAHSAGQSVEVGVKTLAPQRIVMTAELSGRLSALKVSDVRPQIGGIVQKRFFVEGSDVKAGQVLYQIDPATYQATYDQARGTLAKAQATLASAKTKADRYAQLVKINAVSAQDNDDAIAAVREDEADVIADRASLESARINLGYTRVTAPISGRIGASSVTEGALVTSEQTTALATIQAYDQMYLDVTRSSADWLRLRKAFASGRLKRSGTGAAVQLVLEDGTPYAHAGVLQFSGITVDATTGSVTLRMVFPNPEGELLPGMFVRAQLDEGESTSALLVPQLAVTRASDGGASVWVVDATGHAKQVAVQADSAYADQWIVTSGLKTGERVIVSGLQKVQAGVAVHVAAQAGEPAAASGVSLTSAAPSPAKS; encoded by the coding sequence ATGGGATATATGTCACTACAGATTCATGCAAGGGATGGATCGAGCAGGAAAAGCCGCGGCTTTCGCGCAGCGCTTTTCTGCTTGACCGCAATCGCGATCGCCGGCTGCCAGGGTCGCGACGGCGCAATGCCCGCTCACTCCGCCGGCCAGAGCGTTGAAGTCGGCGTCAAGACGCTTGCACCGCAACGCATCGTGATGACGGCCGAGCTTTCGGGGCGGCTTTCGGCCCTGAAGGTTTCGGATGTGCGGCCGCAGATTGGCGGCATCGTGCAGAAGCGGTTCTTCGTCGAAGGCTCGGACGTGAAGGCCGGCCAGGTGCTCTATCAGATCGACCCTGCCACCTACCAGGCGACCTACGATCAGGCGCGCGGCACGCTCGCCAAGGCGCAGGCTACGCTCGCTTCCGCGAAGACGAAGGCCGACCGCTACGCGCAGCTCGTGAAAATCAACGCGGTCAGCGCGCAGGACAACGACGATGCGATTGCGGCCGTTCGCGAGGACGAGGCCGACGTGATCGCGGATCGTGCGTCGCTCGAATCCGCGCGCATCAATCTCGGCTATACGCGCGTCACGGCGCCCATTTCAGGCCGTATCGGTGCTTCTTCCGTGACCGAAGGCGCGCTCGTGACCTCCGAGCAGACCACGGCGCTCGCCACCATACAGGCGTACGACCAGATGTACCTCGACGTCACGCGATCGAGCGCCGACTGGCTGCGCCTGCGCAAGGCATTTGCCTCGGGCCGCCTCAAACGCTCGGGCACGGGCGCCGCCGTGCAGCTCGTGCTGGAGGACGGCACGCCCTACGCGCACGCGGGCGTGCTGCAGTTCTCGGGCATCACCGTGGACGCGACAACGGGCTCGGTGACGTTGCGCATGGTCTTCCCGAACCCGGAGGGCGAACTGCTGCCCGGCATGTTCGTGCGGGCGCAGCTCGACGAGGGCGAGAGCACGAGCGCGCTGCTCGTACCGCAGCTCGCGGTCACGCGCGCTTCGGATGGCGGCGCGAGCGTGTGGGTCGTCGATGCGACCGGACACGCGAAGCAGGTCGCGGTGCAGGCGGACAGCGCCTATGCCGACCAGTGGATCGTCACGAGCGGGCTGAAGACCGGCGAGCGCGTGATCGTGAGCGGGCTGCAAAAGGTGCAGGCCGGCGTCGCTGTTCACGTGGCGGCGCAAGCGGGTGAGCCCGCTGCCGCCTCGGGCGTTTCGCTAACGTCCGCGGCACCGTCACCGGCAAAGTCGTAA
- a CDS encoding radical SAM protein encodes MDMTERTIKWRSLPNVSSAIEPRSPLPAVCDVSVTNVCNAACDFCGFSREKKLAGPRRYIDPDDFARAMPMLRKRRIRYMTLQGGEPLVHPQIESLVASATQAGIQCGVITNGWFLPRHIKQLAGAGLKRLLISIDSADMREHERNRGLPGLEGRIREGIAQAHGFGIPVCATVTVSHLVHYESLPETLDRLGFDSVVFSYPRRDAFGSTSLVYDEHSKLVDLSRDELLEALSAIERLKKHFRVMDPSAALSEVARFVRGEQQRIPCIAGSKYFYIDWNLDVWRCGPWHEPMGSVFDLDRLPDQREPCNACMMGCYRHASVLMHGAMGVTESVYALGRGELRTAVSLLFQRGVAYSLWALATEELPRTALAALAGRTGPRRSSPQSA; translated from the coding sequence ATGGACATGACAGAGCGGACCATCAAGTGGCGCAGTCTGCCAAATGTAAGCAGCGCGATCGAACCGCGCAGTCCATTGCCTGCGGTCTGTGACGTATCGGTTACGAACGTTTGCAACGCTGCGTGCGACTTCTGCGGCTTTTCACGCGAGAAGAAACTCGCGGGCCCGCGCCGCTACATCGACCCCGATGACTTCGCGCGTGCCATGCCGATGCTGCGCAAACGCAGGATTCGCTACATGACGCTGCAGGGCGGCGAGCCGCTGGTCCACCCGCAGATCGAATCGCTCGTAGCGTCGGCCACGCAAGCCGGCATCCAGTGCGGCGTGATCACGAACGGCTGGTTCCTGCCTCGCCATATCAAGCAACTGGCTGGCGCCGGCCTCAAGCGTCTCCTGATCTCGATCGATAGCGCGGACATGCGCGAGCACGAGCGTAATCGCGGCCTGCCAGGCCTCGAGGGCCGCATCCGCGAGGGCATCGCTCAAGCGCATGGATTCGGCATTCCGGTCTGCGCGACGGTTACGGTAAGCCATCTGGTCCATTACGAATCGCTTCCTGAAACGCTCGATCGGCTTGGCTTCGATTCCGTGGTGTTCTCCTATCCGAGGCGCGACGCATTCGGTTCCACGTCACTCGTGTACGACGAACATTCGAAGCTCGTCGACCTCAGCCGAGACGAACTGCTCGAAGCATTGAGTGCAATCGAGCGCCTCAAAAAGCACTTTCGCGTGATGGATCCGAGCGCCGCGCTGAGCGAGGTTGCACGCTTCGTGCGCGGCGAGCAGCAACGCATTCCGTGTATTGCCGGCAGCAAGTATTTTTATATCGACTGGAACCTCGATGTCTGGCGCTGCGGGCCGTGGCATGAGCCGATGGGCTCCGTGTTCGACCTCGACCGCCTGCCCGATCAACGGGAACCCTGCAACGCCTGCATGATGGGCTGCTACCGCCATGCCAGCGTCCTCATGCACGGTGCGATGGGCGTCACTGAATCGGTCTATGCGCTGGGCAGGGGCGAGCTTCGCACTGCTGTCAGCTTGTTGTTTCAGCGCGGCGTTGCGTATTCGCTGTGGGCGCTGGCCACCGAAGAATTACCGCGTACCGCGCTTGCCGCACTTGCGGGACGGACCGGCCCACGCCGGTCGTCGCCACAAAGTGCGTAG
- a CDS encoding efflux RND transporter permease subunit, producing MAGFFIQRPILAWVIAIVIMLIGGAATTTLPIEQYPTIAPPSVQVTATYPGASADTVAKTVTQVIEQKLSGIDNLLYMSSTSSGAGQATINLTFKPGTNPDIAQVQVQNKVTQATASLPETVQEQGVQVAKASSDFLMIVALSSPGGTLNSIDLGNVIATQIEDPLTQINGVGDVTLFGAQHAMRIWLDPVKMRSFGVTASDVTTAVTNQNVQLSVGELGGAPATDSQAINATISASSLMTTSDQFGGILLRVNSDGSKVLLKDVARVEVGGDSYDTSSRLDGKPAAALAVKLSTGANAMAVAKAVRAKLAELQPQLPKDVAIAYPYDSTPFVKISIEEVMKTLFEAVILVFLVMYLFLQNLRATLIPTIVVPVALLGTLGVMSAIGFSINVLSMFAMVLAIGLLVDDAIVVVENVERIMAEERLDAKAATKKAMSQITGALVGVTTVLTAVFIPMAFFSGSTGAIYRQFSVTIVSAMVLSVLLAMTLTPALCASLLSPSAVEHAQSRGLLGAFNRFFTKSNARYSATLSRVVAKPARWMLGYALIAGVVGILYVTLPSSYLPEEDQGSIMVSISAPVGTPASKTLKTVAEVEQYFLKQPAVTHVMAVNGFSFNGQGQNNALAFVQLKDWSQRGSNESAQAVISRANAAFASNRDAQIFVMNEPAIHGLGTQSGLDFEIEDRAGQGHDKLLKARNQFLALAAKDPSLAMTRPAGLEDTPQLYVDIDREKASALGLSIADVDTTISTAFGSAYVNNYIDTGRIQKVYVQADAPYRMMPDDIGQWYVRADSSSSSSSSSSSSSTSTSSSSSSTSTSTSTSTSSAATSGYDGQMVPFSAFATTRWTFGPPQIERYNRELAMQMSAQPAPGVSTGQAMAAVENIAKQLPAGFGIEWTGQSYQEVLAGSQATYLYAISLIVVFLCLAGLYESWSVPLAVILVVPIGVLGALLGAHLRGLSNDVYFKVGLLTTIGLATKNAILIVEFAKDLQAQGRGLVEATLEAAHQRLRPILMTSLAFVFGVLPLVISTGAGSAARHAIGTGVAGGMIAATALAIFFVPVFFIVVRRLFKEHGEAAQLAKDPE from the coding sequence ATGGCAGGTTTCTTCATCCAGCGCCCGATCCTCGCGTGGGTTATCGCGATCGTCATCATGTTGATTGGCGGCGCGGCGACCACCACGCTGCCGATCGAGCAATATCCGACCATCGCGCCGCCTTCCGTGCAGGTCACCGCGACCTATCCGGGCGCCTCCGCCGACACGGTCGCGAAGACCGTCACCCAGGTGATCGAGCAGAAGCTCTCCGGCATCGACAACCTGCTGTACATGTCGTCGACGAGCAGCGGCGCGGGGCAGGCCACCATCAACCTGACGTTCAAGCCGGGCACCAACCCGGATATCGCGCAGGTGCAGGTCCAGAACAAGGTGACCCAGGCCACGGCCTCGCTGCCGGAAACGGTGCAGGAGCAGGGCGTGCAGGTAGCGAAGGCGTCGAGCGACTTTCTAATGATCGTCGCACTGTCGTCGCCGGGCGGCACGCTCAATTCGATCGATCTGGGCAACGTCATCGCCACGCAGATCGAGGACCCGCTTACACAGATCAACGGGGTGGGCGACGTCACGCTTTTCGGGGCGCAGCATGCCATGCGGATCTGGCTCGATCCCGTGAAGATGCGCAGTTTTGGCGTCACCGCGTCCGATGTGACGACGGCGGTCACCAACCAGAACGTGCAGCTTTCCGTCGGCGAGTTAGGCGGGGCGCCCGCTACGGACTCCCAGGCGATCAACGCGACGATCTCCGCGTCGAGCCTGATGACGACGTCCGACCAGTTCGGCGGCATTCTCCTGCGCGTGAACAGCGATGGCTCGAAGGTGCTGCTCAAGGACGTCGCGCGCGTCGAGGTGGGCGGCGACTCGTACGATACGTCGTCGCGGCTCGACGGCAAGCCGGCGGCCGCGCTGGCCGTGAAGCTGTCGACCGGCGCGAACGCCATGGCGGTTGCGAAGGCCGTGCGCGCCAAGCTCGCGGAATTGCAGCCGCAATTGCCCAAGGACGTGGCGATTGCGTATCCGTACGACTCGACGCCGTTCGTGAAGATCTCGATCGAAGAGGTCATGAAGACGCTCTTCGAAGCGGTGATCCTCGTGTTCCTCGTGATGTACCTGTTCCTGCAGAACCTGCGCGCGACGCTGATTCCGACCATCGTCGTGCCGGTCGCGCTGCTCGGCACGCTGGGCGTGATGTCGGCGATCGGCTTCTCGATCAACGTGCTGTCGATGTTCGCCATGGTGCTCGCGATCGGCTTGCTCGTGGACGACGCGATCGTCGTTGTGGAGAACGTCGAGCGGATCATGGCAGAGGAACGGCTCGACGCGAAGGCGGCAACGAAGAAGGCGATGAGCCAGATCACCGGCGCGCTCGTGGGCGTGACGACCGTGCTGACCGCCGTCTTTATCCCCATGGCGTTCTTCTCCGGTTCGACCGGGGCGATCTATCGCCAGTTCTCGGTCACCATCGTTTCGGCGATGGTGCTCTCGGTGCTGCTCGCCATGACGCTCACGCCCGCGCTGTGCGCGAGCTTGCTGAGCCCGTCGGCAGTCGAGCACGCGCAAAGCCGCGGTTTGCTCGGCGCGTTCAACCGCTTCTTCACGAAGAGCAACGCGCGCTATAGCGCGACGCTCTCGCGCGTGGTGGCCAAACCCGCGCGCTGGATGCTGGGCTATGCGCTCATTGCGGGCGTGGTCGGCATTCTGTACGTGACGCTGCCTTCGTCGTATCTGCCGGAAGAGGACCAGGGCTCGATCATGGTGTCCATTTCGGCGCCGGTCGGCACGCCTGCTTCGAAGACGCTGAAGACCGTGGCAGAGGTCGAGCAGTATTTCCTCAAGCAGCCCGCGGTAACGCACGTGATGGCCGTGAACGGCTTCAGCTTCAACGGACAAGGGCAGAACAACGCGCTCGCGTTCGTGCAGTTGAAGGACTGGAGCCAGCGCGGTTCTAACGAGAGTGCGCAAGCGGTGATCAGTCGTGCGAACGCCGCCTTCGCGAGCAATCGCGACGCGCAGATCTTCGTGATGAACGAGCCCGCGATTCATGGCCTCGGCACGCAGAGCGGCCTCGACTTCGAGATCGAGGACCGTGCGGGCCAGGGGCATGACAAGCTGCTGAAGGCGCGCAACCAGTTTCTCGCGCTGGCGGCGAAGGATCCGTCGCTTGCGATGACGCGACCGGCGGGCCTCGAAGACACGCCGCAGCTCTACGTCGATATCGACCGCGAGAAGGCGAGTGCGCTCGGGCTGTCGATCGCCGATGTCGACACGACGATTTCCACCGCATTCGGTTCGGCGTACGTGAACAACTACATCGATACCGGGCGCATCCAGAAGGTCTACGTGCAGGCGGACGCGCCGTACCGCATGATGCCGGACGATATCGGGCAGTGGTATGTGCGCGCGGATTCGTCGTCGTCGAGTAGTTCGTCATCCTCAAGTTCGTCTACGTCTACGTCTTCGTCTTCGAGTTCGACATCGACATCGACGTCGACATCGACGTCGTCGGCGGCGACCTCGGGCTACGACGGCCAGATGGTGCCGTTCTCCGCGTTCGCCACCACGCGCTGGACCTTCGGGCCGCCGCAGATCGAGCGCTATAACCGCGAACTGGCGATGCAGATGAGCGCGCAGCCCGCACCCGGCGTGAGCACGGGCCAGGCGATGGCGGCCGTCGAAAATATCGCGAAGCAGTTGCCGGCCGGATTCGGTATCGAGTGGACGGGGCAGTCGTATCAGGAAGTGCTCGCGGGTTCCCAGGCTACGTATCTGTATGCCATTTCGCTGATCGTCGTGTTCCTCTGCCTCGCGGGGCTGTATGAAAGCTGGTCGGTGCCGCTTGCTGTGATTCTCGTGGTGCCGATTGGCGTGCTGGGCGCACTGCTGGGCGCGCACTTGCGCGGCCTGTCGAACGACGTGTATTTCAAGGTCGGTCTGCTGACGACAATCGGTCTGGCAACCAAGAACGCGATCCTGATCGTCGAGTTCGCGAAGGACCTGCAGGCACAGGGGCGCGGGCTTGTCGAGGCCACGCTCGAAGCCGCGCACCAGCGGTTGCGGCCGATTCTCATGACGTCGCTTGCTTTCGTGTTCGGCGTGCTGCCGCTCGTGATCAGCACCGGCGCGGGCTCGGCCGCGCGCCATGCGATCGGAACCGGCGTTGCCGGCGGGATGATCGCGGCAACGGCGCTCGCCATCTTCTTCGTGCCCGTGTTCTTCATCGTGGTACGCAGACTGTTCAAGGAACATGGCGAAGCCGCGCAGCTCGCAAAGGACCCTGAATGA
- a CDS encoding leucine-rich repeat-containing protein kinase family protein, producing MKTASLEQLRDGQLAGARQLKLACELTEFPREIFDLADTLEVLDLSDNALTSLPHDLPRLRHLRILFASNNPFTELPPVLGECESLSMVGFKANRIRRVSGSALPPQLRWLILTDNDVDALPPEIGERPNLQKLMLAGNRLRSLPETMASCSRLELLRIAANRLDALPDWLLRLPRLAWLAYAGNPLNTMREQVALADAPVPDIDWHALALGQTLGEGASGVTHRATRLLRDGHPVEAVAVKLFKGAVTSDGLPELEMAACLQAGSHPNLIPVHGKTTGHPLGEHGLVMALIHPSFGSLAGPPSLDSCTRDVYAADVRFDRPVALQIARGIASAARHLHGRGIMHGDLYAHNILHDGAGHVLLGDFGAASLHDIDDRARAQALERIEVRAFGCLLEELAQRLAGEAHDRAAGFDALIADCFAGQVEMRPSFDEIVERLSALSA from the coding sequence GTGAAGACCGCCTCCCTCGAACAACTGCGTGACGGGCAGCTCGCCGGCGCACGACAGCTCAAGCTCGCCTGCGAGTTGACCGAATTCCCGCGCGAGATCTTCGATCTCGCCGACACCCTGGAGGTGCTCGACCTCTCGGACAATGCGCTCACGTCGTTGCCGCACGACCTGCCGAGGCTGCGCCATCTGCGCATCCTGTTCGCCTCGAATAACCCGTTCACCGAGTTGCCGCCGGTACTTGGCGAGTGCGAGTCGCTGAGCATGGTCGGCTTCAAGGCGAACCGCATCCGGCGCGTTTCAGGGAGTGCGCTGCCGCCGCAATTGCGCTGGCTGATCCTCACCGATAACGACGTCGACGCACTGCCGCCCGAAATCGGCGAGCGTCCGAATCTGCAGAAGCTGATGCTGGCCGGCAACCGGCTGCGCTCGCTGCCCGAGACGATGGCCTCGTGCAGCCGGCTCGAATTGCTGCGGATCGCGGCGAACCGGCTCGACGCGTTGCCCGACTGGCTGCTGCGCCTGCCGCGCCTCGCCTGGCTCGCTTACGCGGGCAATCCGCTGAATACCATGCGCGAGCAGGTGGCGCTGGCCGACGCGCCGGTGCCCGACATCGACTGGCATGCGCTCGCGCTGGGACAAACGCTCGGCGAGGGCGCCTCGGGCGTGACGCATCGCGCGACGCGTCTTTTGCGCGACGGGCATCCGGTGGAGGCGGTCGCCGTCAAGCTGTTCAAGGGCGCGGTGACGAGCGACGGCTTGCCGGAGCTTGAAATGGCCGCGTGTCTGCAAGCCGGTTCGCACCCGAACCTCATCCCGGTGCACGGCAAGACCACGGGTCATCCGTTGGGCGAGCACGGCCTCGTGATGGCGCTGATCCATCCGTCATTCGGCAGTCTCGCCGGGCCTCCGAGCCTCGACTCGTGCACGCGCGACGTCTACGCGGCCGATGTGCGGTTCGACCGGCCAGTGGCGTTGCAGATCGCGCGCGGGATTGCTTCGGCGGCGCGGCATCTGCACGGGCGCGGGATCATGCACGGCGATCTCTACGCGCACAACATCCTGCACGACGGTGCAGGGCACGTGCTGCTGGGCGACTTCGGCGCGGCGTCGCTCCATGACATCGACGATCGCGCACGCGCGCAGGCGCTCGAACGTATCGAGGTGCGTGCGTTCGGCTGCCTGCTCGAAGAACTCGCGCAACGTTTGGCCGGCGAAGCGCATGATCGCGCCGCCGGGTTCGACGCGCTCATAGCCGACTGTTTCGCCGGGCAGGTCGAGATGCGGCCCTCGTTCGACGAGATTGTCGAGCGGCTGTCTGCGTTGAGCGCTTGA